A genomic stretch from Theobroma cacao cultivar B97-61/B2 chromosome 4, Criollo_cocoa_genome_V2, whole genome shotgun sequence includes:
- the LOC18602137 gene encoding uncharacterized protein LOC18602137, giving the protein MTSLSPPVHHQRPRGGNESPLDLDVRCLICRFLGSPFGTSSNHDELQLRRKPARMERQPSFSREIGHAAAETYLVTRLSFTLLRYLGNLVEIKL; this is encoded by the exons ATGACGTCATTGTCACCGCCGGTGCATCACCAGCGTCCACGTGGCGGAAATGAAAGTCCGCTTGATTTGGATGTTAGGTGCTTGATTTGCAGGTTCCTGGGGTCCCCCTTTGGGACCTCCAGCAACCACGACGAGCTGCAGCTCCGCCGGAAGCCTGCTCGGATGGAGCGGCAGCCGTCGTTTAGCCGAGAAATCGGTCACGCGGCCGCCGAAACTTATCTGGTTACACGGCTTAGCTTCACTCTCCTCCGATATCTCGG AAATTTAGTTGAAATCAAACTTTGA